A window of Haliscomenobacter hydrossis DSM 1100 contains these coding sequences:
- a CDS encoding sensor histidine kinase: MQVISSLLNLQARGVQDPVALKVMRDGRDRVRSMALIHQTLYQNNDFSTVETEDYFLKLAENLFHTYNIDQERVQLVAQIQPLKFNVDIMIALGLILNELISNTLKYAFPEEQKGEVRISLTRNAEQVELKVEDNGVGFPPNFAPNTLRSIGFSLIHAFTQKLGGSLQINNAEKGAMASLIFPLHHNATPAA, from the coding sequence ATGCAGGTCATTTCCTCGCTACTCAATTTACAGGCGCGTGGGGTTCAAGACCCCGTGGCCCTCAAAGTCATGCGCGACGGACGTGATCGGGTGCGCTCCATGGCACTCATTCATCAGACCTTGTACCAAAACAACGACTTTAGCACGGTAGAAACCGAAGATTATTTCCTTAAACTCGCTGAAAACCTCTTCCATACTTACAACATTGACCAGGAGCGGGTGCAACTGGTAGCGCAAATCCAGCCCCTCAAATTCAACGTCGACATCATGATCGCCCTGGGTTTGATTTTGAACGAACTAATTAGCAATACCCTTAAATACGCTTTCCCTGAAGAACAAAAAGGGGAAGTACGCATCTCCCTGACCCGTAATGCCGAACAAGTGGAACTCAAAGTTGAAGACAATGGTGTGGGATTTCCGCCTAATTTTGCACCCAATACCCTGCGCTCCATCGGTTTTTCTTTGATCCACGCATTCACCCAGAAATTGGGTGGTTCACTACAGATCAACAATGCCGAAAAAGGAGCGATGGCCAGTTTGATTTTTCCCCTTCACCACAATGCAACCCCTGCAGCATGA
- a CDS encoding response regulator transcription factor, whose translation MSKFSILIVEDEPLIAHDLEAALNNLDYSVCGIAYNPTMALDKLAQRQADLVILDVHLGTGLADGISIGQVIQDKFHLPFIYLTSFTDRSTLDRAKETYPMAYLVKPFEEDELFRTLEIALHTFSRLNPRTSNDLLRFNAKLAEPLSAKEMEVLADLLACLTNRQIAEKHFLSVNTIGTHVKNIFAKCGVGGRMELLMAVKGS comes from the coding sequence ATGAGCAAGTTTTCGATTCTGATTGTTGAAGATGAACCCCTCATCGCCCACGATCTGGAAGCAGCCCTGAACAACCTCGATTATTCGGTTTGTGGCATTGCCTACAACCCCACCATGGCCCTTGATAAGCTGGCGCAGCGTCAGGCGGATCTGGTGATTCTGGACGTGCACCTTGGCACTGGACTGGCCGATGGCATTTCCATCGGTCAAGTGATTCAGGATAAATTCCACCTGCCCTTTATTTACCTTACTTCATTTACGGATCGCAGTACCCTGGATCGAGCCAAAGAAACCTACCCGATGGCCTATCTGGTCAAACCATTTGAAGAGGATGAGTTGTTCCGCACCCTCGAAATTGCGCTACATACCTTCAGTCGTCTCAATCCGCGAACCAGCAATGACTTACTACGGTTCAATGCCAAACTTGCCGAGCCACTGAGTGCCAAAGAAATGGAAGTGCTGGCCGACCTGCTGGCCTGCCTGACCAACCGCCAAATCGCCGAAAAACACTTTCTGAGTGTGAATACGATCGGGACGCATGTGAAGAACATTTTTGCAAAATGTGGGGTAGGGGGCAGGATGGAGCTGTTGATGGCTGTAAAGGGAAGTTGA
- a CDS encoding ABC transporter ATP-binding protein → MDVIASKPANPPRFTSLTRLVIDLVLPYRHWLLIVFTAMLIETAMSLAAPWPLKIIIDQVINNQELPHGLSWLNNWLPGEQAMELAAVCGFALVFFTIIGGLAGYVNNYFTESVAQYLANDLRIKTYGHLQQLSLAYYDTHKVGELLSTITTDVNTIQDYVATNLLRMLVDVLTITGIFGLMLYLRWDFALISVGMAPFLLLFVIRFKRAVKKATHEVRKDQAELITIMQHGLESIRAVSVFGRQELEEDRLEKVSLDTVHAALKARRIKSFISPIFAIGVSVCTAIVLWRGTQLVIAEIMSIGALTVFLSYMSKFFSPVIDLGKMTVSIAQATVALERIQRILSANMIIPQKADAIDPGNLAGNIVFDHVSFAYQPDVPILQDINLTIRAGQRIGICGPTGSGKSTLASLIPRLYDPTSGRILIDGQDISDYTLAGLRREIGFVLQDTMLFYGTIRNNIAYGRPDATEEEIAEAARLANADEFISKLPMRYETIVGERGVTLSGGERQRIGIARAIVRNAPILILDEPTASLDAEAEKIVSDALAKLMKGRTVITISHRLNTLLAADKILVINEGIIAEEGTHQTLLEKGGIYAELYRVFDAQKTLPYKNRC, encoded by the coding sequence ATGGACGTGATTGCTTCGAAGCCCGCTAACCCGCCCCGGTTTACCAGCCTTACCCGATTGGTAATTGATCTGGTATTGCCCTACCGCCATTGGTTACTGATTGTCTTTACGGCCATGCTGATTGAAACTGCCATGAGTCTTGCGGCTCCCTGGCCCTTAAAAATCATCATTGATCAAGTCATCAACAACCAGGAATTGCCGCATGGCCTTAGTTGGTTGAACAACTGGCTACCTGGAGAACAGGCCATGGAGCTGGCCGCAGTTTGTGGCTTTGCTTTGGTGTTTTTTACCATAATTGGCGGGTTAGCTGGTTACGTCAATAATTACTTCACAGAAAGTGTGGCTCAATACCTGGCCAATGATTTACGGATCAAGACGTATGGTCATCTACAACAGCTATCCCTGGCTTATTACGATACCCACAAGGTGGGTGAATTGCTAAGCACCATCACCACGGATGTCAATACCATCCAGGACTATGTGGCCACCAACCTGCTAAGGATGCTAGTTGACGTACTGACGATTACAGGCATTTTTGGCCTGATGCTTTATTTAAGGTGGGATTTTGCCTTGATCAGCGTGGGAATGGCTCCTTTTCTACTATTGTTTGTTATCCGTTTCAAGCGCGCTGTAAAAAAAGCAACGCATGAAGTTCGCAAAGACCAGGCCGAGTTGATCACCATCATGCAACATGGCTTGGAATCGATCCGGGCAGTGAGCGTTTTTGGCCGGCAGGAGCTGGAAGAAGACCGACTGGAAAAAGTCAGCCTGGATACGGTACATGCAGCCCTCAAGGCCAGGCGAATCAAGTCGTTCATTTCGCCTATTTTTGCAATCGGCGTATCTGTCTGTACAGCCATTGTGCTTTGGCGTGGCACTCAACTGGTCATTGCCGAGATAATGTCTATTGGGGCACTTACCGTTTTTCTATCCTACATGAGCAAATTTTTTAGTCCGGTAATTGACCTGGGGAAAATGACGGTAAGTATTGCCCAGGCTACTGTTGCCCTGGAACGCATTCAGCGGATTCTCAGTGCAAATATGATTATCCCGCAAAAAGCAGATGCCATCGACCCAGGCAACCTGGCGGGTAATATTGTATTTGATCACGTGAGTTTTGCTTATCAACCCGATGTTCCGATACTCCAAGACATCAATCTCACCATCAGGGCAGGCCAGCGAATCGGCATCTGTGGGCCAACAGGCAGTGGCAAATCCACCCTGGCCAGTCTCATTCCGCGACTGTACGACCCTACTTCTGGAAGGATATTGATTGATGGTCAGGATATTTCGGACTACACCCTGGCAGGCCTCCGCAGAGAAATTGGCTTTGTACTGCAAGACACGATGCTTTTTTATGGAACCATTCGCAATAACATTGCCTATGGCCGACCCGATGCCACCGAAGAAGAAATTGCGGAAGCCGCCAGATTGGCAAATGCGGACGAATTTATCTCCAAACTACCCATGCGGTATGAGACCATCGTTGGCGAACGGGGCGTCACCCTTTCGGGCGGGGAACGCCAAAGAATTGGTATTGCCCGGGCAATTGTACGCAATGCTCCGATCCTCATTCTCGATGAACCTACGGCTTCACTGGATGCAGAGGCTGAAAAAATTGTATCCGACGCGCTCGCGAAACTGATGAAAGGTCGCACGGTAATTACCATCTCACACCGGTTGAACACCCTCCTTGCCGCAGATAAAATATTGGTAATCAACGAAGGTATAATAGCAGAAGAAGGAACGCATCAAACTTTATTGGAAAAAGGAGGTATTTATGCTGAACTCTACCGAGTATTTGATGCCCAAAAAACCCTTCCATACAAAAACCGCTGCTAG
- a CDS encoding RNA polymerase sigma-70 factor → MAAQNLLIDTLFKRTLEQGDSASFEALFKSQYQTLCCFATRYLNSPEAAEEAVSEVFYKIWKNRSQINIKTSAKYYLYASVRNMAIDMRRQNKSQLHTSDDCLNEQAHAGPDAAETLIGNETQQKIDSAIRRLPPQCRTVFQLSRLEGLKYQEIAIQMGISIKTVETQMTRALKQLRVEVL, encoded by the coding sequence ATGGCTGCACAAAACCTCCTCATCGACACATTGTTCAAGCGGACCCTGGAACAAGGCGACTCGGCCAGTTTTGAAGCCCTGTTCAAAAGCCAATACCAAACGCTCTGTTGCTTTGCTACCCGTTACCTCAATAGTCCTGAAGCCGCCGAAGAAGCCGTATCCGAAGTCTTTTACAAAATCTGGAAAAACCGCAGTCAGATCAACATTAAAACCTCCGCAAAATATTATCTCTACGCCAGCGTGCGCAATATGGCCATTGATATGCGACGGCAGAACAAAAGCCAATTGCATACCTCCGATGATTGCCTCAACGAACAGGCTCATGCTGGTCCCGATGCGGCCGAAACCCTCATTGGGAACGAAACGCAGCAAAAAATAGATTCCGCCATCCGGCGCCTTCCGCCACAGTGTCGCACCGTTTTTCAACTCAGCCGCCTAGAGGGCCTCAAATACCAGGAAATTGCCATCCAAATGGGCATTTCCATCAAAACGGTAGAAACCCAAATGACGAGAGCACTCAAACAACTCAGAGTAGAAGTTTTGTAA
- a CDS encoding LacI family DNA-binding transcriptional regulator has protein sequence MPQVSIKDIARMLNISVATVSRALHDRYDVNPETKRKVLELAEKLNYRPNSHAIGLLTKRTHTIGLVVPEIDNQFFSEIINGLENVAYEQGYNVMIFQSQNIYEREVKIIDQLIGARVDGVAISIGSSTEDFRHLNMLKELDIPLAMFDRAHDKVYGHKIINDNFDGGYKAGEFLIKRGRQRIAHIAGPATLKLSRLRLQGFKAALRDAQLELRPEYVVHTTFRMEDSYQTALNLLRLLPRPDAIFAVSDYVALGVLKAARELDIKIPQELALIGFTNLAVGPLLEPPLTTISQQSYEMGQETARILLENIESSEEDFKLQTRIFKPELVIRDSV, from the coding sequence ATGCCGCAAGTCAGCATCAAAGACATCGCCAGGATGCTCAACATCTCGGTTGCCACGGTATCGCGGGCCCTGCACGATCGATATGACGTGAATCCGGAGACCAAGCGCAAAGTGCTGGAACTGGCGGAAAAACTAAACTACCGCCCCAATTCACACGCCATTGGGTTGTTGACCAAACGCACCCACACCATTGGGCTGGTCGTACCGGAAATTGACAATCAGTTTTTTTCAGAAATCATCAATGGGCTGGAAAATGTGGCTTATGAGCAGGGCTACAATGTGATGATTTTTCAATCGCAAAACATCTATGAGCGGGAAGTGAAGATCATCGATCAGTTGATCGGTGCCCGTGTGGATGGAGTAGCCATATCAATTGGCAGTTCCACTGAAGATTTTCGACACCTCAATATGCTCAAGGAGTTGGATATTCCACTGGCCATGTTCGATCGTGCACACGATAAGGTATACGGCCACAAAATCATCAATGACAATTTTGACGGCGGGTATAAAGCGGGCGAATTTTTGATTAAAAGGGGTCGCCAGCGCATTGCACACATTGCTGGCCCTGCTACGCTCAAACTTTCGCGACTCCGTTTGCAGGGGTTTAAAGCGGCTTTGCGCGATGCACAATTGGAGCTTCGTCCTGAATATGTGGTTCATACTACTTTCCGAATGGAAGACAGTTATCAAACAGCACTGAATTTGTTGCGTTTGTTGCCGCGGCCCGATGCTATTTTTGCCGTGAGCGACTACGTGGCATTGGGTGTGTTAAAGGCAGCCCGCGAACTGGACATCAAAATCCCTCAAGAATTGGCGTTGATTGGTTTTACAAATCTGGCCGTAGGCCCTTTGCTTGAACCTCCCCTTACCACGATTAGCCAACAATCTTATGAAATGGGACAGGAGACGGCCCGCATTTTGCTCGAAAACATCGAGTCTTCAGAAGAAGACTTCAAGCTCCAAACCAGGATTTTTAAGCCGGAACTGGTGATACGAGACTCTGTTTAA
- a CDS encoding four helix bundle protein, producing the protein MSKGLLKTKSYAFAIRIVKLSQYLQSEKKEFVLSKQVLRSGTAIGALQREAEFGQSKADFISKMSISLKEANETEFWLCLLKDTGYIEQNLFDSLCSDCKELIAMLVATVKTAKK; encoded by the coding sequence ATGAGTAAGGGTTTATTGAAAACCAAGAGCTATGCTTTTGCCATTCGGATCGTTAAACTATCGCAGTATCTCCAATCTGAAAAGAAAGAATTTGTGTTGAGTAAGCAGGTCCTTCGCAGTGGCACTGCAATAGGAGCATTGCAACGAGAGGCCGAGTTTGGTCAAAGTAAAGCTGATTTCATCAGCAAAATGAGTATCTCCTTGAAAGAAGCCAATGAAACGGAATTTTGGCTCTGCTTGTTGAAAGATACTGGATACATAGAACAAAACTTATTTGATAGTTTGTGCTCAGATTGCAAAGAACTAATAGCAATGCTTGTAGCAACCGTCAAAACGGCAAAGAAATGA
- a CDS encoding glutamine synthetase beta-grasp domain-containing protein: protein MAKAKLEYIWLDGYQPMQSLRSKTKIVSDFSGKLEDCPMWSFDGSSTEQAPGNSSDCLLKPVALYPDPTRKDGWLVMTEVLSADGNPHPTNGRAHIEDDDNDFWFGFEQEYFLWDPSINKPLGFPESGYPAPQGPYYCSVGYGKAYGRDIIEEHLDICLEAGLNVEGINAEVATGQWEFQIFAKGAKSAGDQIWVARYLLERVGEAHGVAIEWHCKPVKGDWNGSGMHANFSNTLLRTAGSKEIYEKVLESFRPVIAEHIAVYGPDNHLRLTGKHETQSIDTFSYGVSDRGASIRIPVVTVEKGWKGYLEDRRPNSAADPYKVAAVIIKTVKAASL from the coding sequence ATGGCAAAAGCAAAACTAGAGTACATTTGGTTGGATGGTTATCAACCCATGCAAAGCTTGCGCAGTAAAACAAAGATTGTTTCTGATTTTAGCGGAAAATTAGAAGACTGCCCAATGTGGTCCTTCGACGGTAGCTCCACCGAACAAGCTCCAGGCAACTCATCTGATTGTCTGTTGAAACCGGTAGCATTGTATCCTGATCCAACCCGCAAAGATGGCTGGTTGGTGATGACGGAGGTACTGAGCGCAGACGGCAATCCGCACCCAACCAATGGTCGCGCTCACATTGAAGACGATGACAATGACTTCTGGTTCGGTTTTGAACAAGAATATTTCCTCTGGGATCCGTCGATCAATAAACCATTGGGCTTCCCCGAAAGTGGTTATCCGGCTCCACAGGGTCCATACTATTGCTCTGTTGGATATGGCAAAGCTTATGGCCGCGACATCATCGAAGAGCACCTGGATATCTGCCTCGAAGCTGGCCTAAACGTTGAAGGGATCAACGCTGAGGTAGCTACGGGCCAATGGGAGTTCCAAATTTTTGCCAAAGGGGCAAAATCTGCTGGTGACCAAATTTGGGTTGCTCGTTACCTGCTCGAGCGCGTGGGCGAAGCACATGGCGTTGCCATCGAGTGGCATTGCAAGCCGGTAAAGGGCGACTGGAATGGTTCAGGCATGCACGCCAACTTCTCCAATACACTTCTTCGTACCGCAGGAAGCAAAGAAATTTACGAAAAAGTACTCGAATCTTTCCGTCCAGTTATCGCCGAGCACATCGCTGTTTACGGCCCGGATAACCATTTGCGCTTGACGGGTAAGCACGAGACTCAATCCATTGACACCTTCAGCTATGGTGTATCTGACCGTGGTGCATCGATTCGCATCCCCGTTGTTACCGTTGAAAAAGGCTGGAAAGGTTATTTGGAAGATCGTCGTCCAAACTCCGCTGCTGACCCATACAAAGTGGCAGCAGTAATCATCAAGACGGTCAAAGCAGCATCGCTCTAG
- a CDS encoding porin translates to MRIIYSAVCLMLFATIANISFARTTDLATAGIQSVGDSVPESPFEIKGAVDAYFLAGQAPLPTSFTGGSNNSFNLGMANVIFSKEGKVGFVADLAFGPRAEAANGGFDADGKVTTLTAIKQLFVTYSPTDALKFTLGNFGTYYGYEVIDANVNVNYSTSYQFSYGPFFHTGIKANLALSDNFGVMLGMFSDTDTKIDVVKGQHIGAQLSYAGGNFSAYLNYLGGRFAEETEDTPEIINNQFDLTASFQATEKFGLGLNASMRTLSSDDDGDASWSGVALYAKYAFSDSFLMGLRAESINDNDGFLFGEVDNNIFALTLSGNVTIANNLRLIPELRFDSAKATGTFTSYSDEALKANSVFLLAAVYSF, encoded by the coding sequence ATGAGAATTATTTACAGTGCAGTATGTCTAATGTTGTTTGCTACAATTGCAAACATTTCTTTTGCTCGAACTACTGACCTTGCAACGGCAGGAATTCAGAGTGTAGGTGATTCAGTACCTGAATCTCCTTTTGAAATCAAAGGTGCAGTGGATGCTTATTTCCTGGCGGGACAAGCACCACTTCCCACTAGCTTTACTGGCGGATCCAACAATTCATTCAATTTGGGCATGGCCAACGTGATCTTCTCCAAAGAAGGCAAAGTAGGTTTTGTGGCTGATTTGGCATTCGGTCCTCGTGCAGAAGCTGCCAACGGCGGATTTGATGCAGATGGGAAGGTAACTACCCTGACTGCCATCAAACAGTTGTTTGTCACTTATTCACCAACCGACGCCTTGAAGTTTACGCTAGGTAATTTCGGTACTTATTATGGTTATGAAGTCATTGATGCGAACGTCAATGTGAACTACAGTACTTCATACCAGTTTTCTTACGGCCCATTCTTCCATACGGGTATCAAAGCGAATCTTGCGCTTTCGGACAACTTTGGAGTGATGTTGGGCATGTTTAGCGATACCGATACCAAAATTGACGTGGTAAAAGGCCAGCACATTGGTGCACAGCTTTCCTATGCTGGTGGTAATTTTTCAGCGTATTTGAACTACCTCGGTGGACGCTTTGCAGAAGAAACCGAAGATACGCCTGAAATCATCAACAATCAATTTGACCTCACCGCTTCTTTCCAGGCAACGGAAAAATTTGGGCTGGGGTTAAACGCGTCCATGCGTACCCTGTCATCCGATGATGATGGCGATGCGAGTTGGTCAGGTGTGGCTTTGTACGCCAAGTATGCTTTCAGCGATTCTTTCCTCATGGGATTGCGCGCTGAATCCATCAACGATAACGACGGTTTCCTTTTTGGAGAGGTTGACAATAACATTTTTGCCTTGACTTTGTCCGGAAACGTTACTATCGCCAACAATTTGCGCTTGATTCCTGAATTGCGTTTTGATTCTGCTAAAGCCACTGGTACCTTTACTTCATACAGCGATGAAGCACTGAAAGCAAATTCAGTATTCCTCCTGGCTGCAGTTTACAGCTTCTAA
- a CDS encoding ComEA family DNA-binding protein, giving the protein MRRTITLFILLGSVGLLRAQQPDSTVADPIPTDLLEDFLQNSGAESGDFDLNGQFDLLAAFQKRPLNINRCDEADLRELGLLNDIQINNLMQYRNVAGPFLALYELQVIPGFDLPLIRRILPYLSTGGDLDDFQASLLEMISDGRNEVQLRWSRVLEEQAGYAQPESAQSYLGDPNQLFLRWRHTYYNRLSLGITAEKDRGEAFFKGNNSKGFDFYSAHFFLNNYRKKLKSLALGDFNASFGQGLILFSGFSTGKSAYSTLVKRNARNLRPYASANEANYLRGAGITYALNSNLDLTAFVSSRLRDGNLTGLDTLDEEVANFSSFIDAGFHRTAREIEDKNSVRQNLGGLSLQYQNGGYRLGLNNVYHRFDKALTLTPQPYNRFFFQGQSLFNSSLDYSARWGNVNAFGETAWSDNGAVATINGLLMTLDRRVDAALVYRHYPRNYQALGASAFGETDGGRNEEGLYMGLELRPRTGWTVNAYYDVWRHPWLRFQADAPSRGTEWRLRLTYEKRRRMRAFVELRQENKEENSFENATAYNFLTPTRLLQLRTYVSNQVSKALELRTRADWGYWDDGVGPQEFGFAVVQDVIVHPIGFPLSFSTRFALFDTDSYNVRFYYYENDLLNTFSIPPYYNRGSRFYFNLRYRPVSALTIEARFAQTFWSNQTEIGTGLEAINGQVRTQVSAQVKYVF; this is encoded by the coding sequence ATGCGCAGAACAATCACCCTTTTTATCCTTCTTGGAAGTGTAGGCCTGTTGAGGGCACAACAACCGGATAGTACCGTAGCTGATCCTATTCCCACCGATCTATTAGAGGATTTTTTGCAAAATAGCGGAGCTGAGTCTGGAGATTTTGATTTGAATGGACAATTTGATCTTTTGGCGGCATTTCAAAAACGACCACTCAACATCAATCGTTGTGACGAAGCGGATTTGCGCGAACTGGGCTTATTGAACGACATCCAGATCAACAACCTCATGCAGTACCGCAATGTAGCCGGGCCTTTTTTGGCTTTGTACGAATTGCAAGTGATTCCCGGTTTTGATCTGCCTTTGATTCGCCGCATCCTGCCTTACCTGAGCACAGGGGGCGATCTGGATGATTTTCAAGCCTCTTTGCTGGAAATGATCAGTGATGGCCGCAACGAGGTCCAACTGCGCTGGTCAAGGGTACTCGAAGAACAGGCTGGATATGCCCAACCGGAATCGGCACAGTCGTATCTGGGAGATCCCAATCAACTTTTTTTGCGCTGGCGTCATACCTATTACAACCGCTTGAGTTTGGGCATTACCGCCGAAAAAGACCGTGGAGAAGCTTTTTTTAAAGGCAACAATTCCAAAGGATTTGATTTCTATTCGGCACACTTTTTTTTAAACAACTACCGCAAAAAGTTAAAATCCCTGGCTTTGGGTGATTTTAACGCCAGCTTTGGGCAAGGATTGATTTTGTTTTCAGGATTTAGTACGGGCAAAAGTGCTTACTCCACGTTGGTCAAGCGCAATGCCCGCAATTTGCGACCTTATGCCTCGGCCAATGAGGCCAATTATTTGCGCGGGGCAGGCATTACGTATGCGTTAAATAGCAACTTGGATCTGACCGCTTTTGTATCCAGTCGACTACGCGACGGAAACCTGACCGGCTTAGATACGCTGGATGAAGAAGTGGCCAACTTCAGCTCTTTTATTGATGCCGGATTTCACCGAACTGCACGAGAAATTGAAGACAAAAATAGCGTTCGTCAGAACCTGGGTGGACTCTCCTTGCAATATCAAAACGGGGGCTACCGCCTGGGGCTCAACAATGTTTACCACCGCTTCGACAAGGCACTTACCCTCACTCCTCAACCTTACAATCGTTTTTTCTTTCAGGGGCAGTCTTTGTTCAACAGCAGCCTGGATTATTCCGCACGCTGGGGCAATGTCAATGCTTTTGGCGAAACTGCCTGGAGTGACAATGGCGCGGTGGCAACGATCAATGGTTTGCTCATGACCCTCGATCGCAGGGTTGACGCGGCGCTGGTATATCGGCATTACCCCCGCAATTATCAGGCTTTGGGGGCTTCTGCTTTTGGCGAAACCGACGGGGGACGCAATGAAGAAGGTTTGTACATGGGCCTGGAACTGCGTCCTCGCACTGGTTGGACGGTCAACGCTTATTATGATGTCTGGCGGCATCCCTGGTTGCGCTTTCAGGCGGATGCACCTTCACGCGGCACGGAATGGCGGCTGAGGCTCACGTACGAAAAGCGTCGACGCATGCGGGCTTTTGTGGAACTACGCCAGGAAAACAAGGAAGAAAATTCCTTTGAAAATGCCACTGCCTATAATTTTCTGACGCCTACCCGTCTCTTACAGTTGCGTACTTATGTAAGTAATCAAGTGAGCAAAGCTTTGGAATTGCGCACCCGCGCCGATTGGGGTTATTGGGACGACGGAGTTGGCCCGCAAGAATTTGGGTTTGCCGTGGTTCAGGATGTGATTGTACATCCGATAGGTTTCCCACTGTCTTTTTCGACCCGCTTTGCCCTCTTCGATACAGATAGTTATAACGTGCGTTTTTATTATTACGAAAACGACCTGCTTAATACTTTTTCCATTCCACCTTATTATAACCGGGGTTCACGTTTTTACTTCAACTTGCGCTACCGCCCAGTTTCTGCGCTGACCATCGAAGCGCGTTTTGCCCAAACGTTTTGGTCCAATCAAACCGAAATCGGTACCGGTTTGGAAGCCATTAATGGACAGGTGCGGACGCAGGTGAGCGCGCAGGTGAAGTATGTGTTTTAG
- the queD gene encoding 6-carboxytetrahydropterin synthase QueD: protein MELYKEFSFDAAHFLPNVSPDHKCAHMHGHTYYVRILLEGPLDPVLGWVVDFAEVKSAWKPLEKILDHKMLNDIVGLENPTAEIIAVWIWERMKPKLPLLKSIEVKETPTTGVVYSGK from the coding sequence ATGGAGCTTTATAAGGAATTTAGCTTTGATGCTGCGCATTTTTTGCCCAATGTTTCTCCAGATCACAAGTGTGCGCACATGCACGGACACACCTATTATGTGCGGATACTTTTGGAGGGGCCTCTTGATCCTGTGTTGGGCTGGGTAGTTGATTTTGCGGAAGTCAAAAGCGCTTGGAAACCACTCGAAAAAATTCTGGATCACAAAATGCTCAACGACATTGTGGGTTTAGAGAATCCTACTGCCGAGATCATTGCGGTATGGATCTGGGAGCGCATGAAGCCCAAGCTACCTTTGCTCAAATCCATTGAAGTTAAAGAAACGCCTACCACCGGTGTCGTATATAGTGGAAAATAA
- the ctlX gene encoding citrulline utilization hydrolase CtlX — protein MQTILQTTDTILMVRPAHFGFNEETAANNAFQVNDQSLSAIEIQEKAKAEFDAFVAKLRSVGVNVIVVEDTSDPLTPDAVFPNNWVTFHQDGLIITYPMFAHKRRLERREDVLNDLGEEFTITNHVRMEGHEAQEKYLEGTGSMILDRPNRLVYACLSPRTDPELLEEFSRITGYTPVLFHAVDGQGQDIYHTNVMMALGETFVVIVLDSIRDAEDKSDLLAYFDATGKEVIDLSLEQMMSFAGNMLQVRNSSGQTFLVMSTQAYQSLTPAQIAQIEKHTQILHSPINTIETYGGGSARCMMAEVFLPKV, from the coding sequence ATGCAAACAATTCTCCAAACAACCGATACCATCCTGATGGTGCGCCCTGCGCATTTTGGATTCAATGAAGAAACCGCGGCCAACAATGCATTTCAGGTCAACGACCAAAGTTTGAGCGCCATTGAAATTCAGGAAAAAGCCAAAGCCGAATTCGATGCTTTTGTTGCCAAACTGCGTTCGGTAGGTGTCAATGTTATTGTGGTAGAGGATACCTCCGATCCACTTACGCCCGATGCAGTTTTTCCCAATAACTGGGTTACATTTCACCAGGACGGACTGATCATCACCTACCCGATGTTTGCCCATAAACGCCGCTTGGAGCGTCGGGAAGACGTGCTCAACGACTTGGGGGAGGAGTTCACCATCACCAACCACGTGCGGATGGAAGGGCATGAAGCACAGGAGAAATACCTGGAAGGCACGGGTAGCATGATTTTGGATCGTCCCAATCGCCTGGTGTATGCCTGCTTGAGTCCGCGTACCGATCCCGAACTATTGGAGGAGTTTTCCCGAATCACTGGCTACACACCGGTCCTTTTTCATGCCGTAGACGGCCAGGGGCAGGATATTTACCACACCAATGTGATGATGGCGTTGGGGGAAACATTTGTCGTCATCGTGCTGGATAGCATTCGGGATGCCGAGGATAAATCGGACTTGCTTGCTTATTTTGATGCTACGGGCAAGGAAGTGATTGATTTGAGCCTTGAACAAATGATGTCTTTTGCCGGAAATATGCTGCAAGTGCGCAACAGCAGCGGGCAAACTTTTTTGGTGATGTCTACGCAGGCTTATCAGTCTTTGACTCCCGCGCAAATTGCACAGATTGAAAAACATACCCAAATCTTGCACAGCCCTATCAATACCATTGAAACCTATGGCGGAGGTAGCGCAAGATGTATGATGGCAGAGGTGTTTTTGCCGAAGGTATAA